Proteins encoded by one window of Glycine soja cultivar W05 chromosome 15, ASM419377v2, whole genome shotgun sequence:
- the LOC114385873 gene encoding uncharacterized protein LOC114385873: MEEFKKAMMQEYEMIDLGLMRYFLGMQVKQRPRQIFISQEKYADDLLKKFSMQDCKPFATPMAMNEKLSKDNGQNKVDATVYRSLVVSLIYLTNSRPDIVHAVSIVSRFMSNPSKAHFAAAKRILRYVKGTKDFGILYEADRDFNLISYTDSDWAGSTDDRKSTSEYMFLLGNKAISWASKKQTTVALSSAEAEYMAATRAVCEAT, encoded by the coding sequence ATGGAAGAATTCAAAAAGGCTATGATGCAAGAGTATGAAATGATCGATCTTGGACTCATGAGATATTTTCTCGGCATGCAAGTCAAGCAAAGACCTAGACAAATATTTATCTCGCAAGAAAAATATGCGGATGACTTATTGAAGAAGTTTAGCATGCAAGATTGCAAACCATTTGCCACACCTATGGCGATGAACGAGAAGCTTTCAAAAGATAATGGACAAAACAAAGTTGATGCAACAGTTTATAGAAGCCTAGTCGTTTCGCTAATCTACTTAACCAACTCAAGGCCAGACATCGTACATGCAGTTAGCATCGTGTCTAGATTCATGAGTAACCCAAGCAAAGCACACTTTGCAGCAGCCAAGAGAATCCTAAGATATGTCAAAGGCACAAAGGATTTTGGCATTTTGTACGAGGCAGACAGAGACTTTAACTTGATAAGTTATACAGATAGCGACTGGGCAGGAAGCACagatgatagaaaaagcacaagtgaaTATATGTTTCTTCTAGGCAACAAAGCAATATCATGGGCGTCAAAGAAGCAAACGACAGTTGCTCTATCATCAGCAGAAGCAGAATACATGGCTGCAACAAGAGCTGTGTGTGAAGCGACATGA